In one window of Halopiger aswanensis DNA:
- a CDS encoding ParA family protein, which yields METTTTEPRAVSVVILKGGVGKSTTAMNLARQLAERGDTLFADLDPNGHATNGLGYEEAYQGDINLGDVILEGNATPQDLIRPTDHGFDLLPSSNTLEDVEKDLAGAMQGSARVKSKIVDPLLGDVYDYVVFDCPAYPGMLNNNALVATGNVMIPIEPGSSAIGGYKRTMERLIEPAREYIDVEVLSVVPNKLGDRIDQQTEDRELLENLNTATYEVNPGQPLQEAVPEFARITAEEFEAIDAGEMDAPKPGIRHRSALSRSLQHNQPLQDYDPESDQISCYEELAEIVVNGGIDR from the coding sequence ATGGAGACCACAACGACCGAGCCACGCGCCGTAAGCGTCGTGATCCTGAAAGGCGGTGTCGGCAAATCAACGACCGCGATGAACCTTGCGCGACAGCTCGCCGAGCGCGGCGACACGCTGTTCGCCGACCTTGACCCAAACGGCCACGCGACGAACGGGCTGGGATACGAGGAGGCCTACCAGGGCGATATTAATCTCGGCGACGTCATCCTCGAGGGCAACGCCACCCCGCAGGATCTGATCCGTCCGACGGACCACGGATTTGACCTCCTCCCATCGTCGAACACCCTCGAGGACGTCGAGAAGGATCTCGCCGGCGCGATGCAGGGATCGGCCCGCGTCAAATCGAAGATCGTCGATCCGTTGCTCGGCGACGTCTACGATTACGTCGTCTTCGACTGCCCGGCGTATCCGGGGATGCTCAACAACAACGCGCTCGTCGCGACGGGCAACGTCATGATCCCGATCGAACCCGGTTCGAGTGCGATCGGCGGCTACAAGCGAACGATGGAGCGGTTGATCGAACCGGCGCGCGAGTACATCGACGTGGAGGTACTGTCCGTCGTGCCGAACAAACTCGGCGACCGAATCGACCAGCAGACCGAAGACCGCGAACTCCTCGAGAACCTGAACACGGCGACCTACGAAGTCAATCCCGGCCAGCCGCTGCAGGAAGCGGTACCGGAGTTCGCTCGAATTACAGCCGAAGAGTTCGAGGCGATCGACGCCGGCGAAATGGATGCCCCGAAGCCGGGAATCCGGCACCGATCCGCACTGTCCCGCTCGCTCCAGCACAATCAACCGTTGCAGGACTACGATCCGGAAAGCGATCAGATATCGTGCTACGAAGAACTGGCTGAGATCGTCGTCAACGGAGGGATCGATCGATGA
- a CDS encoding LEA type 2 family protein: MDRPQIESVDNEWGTVTADRTEVETQIDVDNPLLLRVGDATANVSYTISANDIVLASEQNNRVRLAGGESTVSVSTMIDNDQLPAWWASHINENETTEVRIEPDVTVDYAGLRLPADRWTHDRTVETDLLEPLQTNRSQQIQASDRTLFVVEETDAQWGNATTNSTPIQAEATVTNPTDIRVPITEIGYTIRLNDIVVGDGIAAEQAVIEPNSTRSIEATAAMDTAALDEWWVTHLQNDETSTLSVEFTATLEYAGIQREVPLDVLSYDRTFETDILDEHSREAFAAGSPTPPANDARS; encoded by the coding sequence GTGGATCGACCACAGATCGAATCCGTCGACAACGAATGGGGGACCGTTACGGCCGATCGGACCGAGGTCGAAACGCAGATCGACGTCGACAATCCACTGTTGCTCCGCGTCGGCGACGCGACGGCGAACGTCTCGTATACCATCTCGGCAAACGATATCGTGCTCGCATCGGAGCAGAACAATCGCGTGCGACTCGCCGGGGGCGAGAGTACCGTGTCCGTTTCGACGATGATCGACAACGATCAGCTTCCGGCATGGTGGGCGTCTCACATCAACGAGAACGAAACGACTGAGGTACGAATCGAACCGGACGTGACGGTCGATTACGCGGGCCTTCGTCTGCCAGCCGATCGATGGACGCACGATCGGACCGTCGAGACGGATCTCCTCGAGCCGTTGCAAACGAACCGCAGTCAGCAGATTCAAGCGTCCGATCGGACGCTATTCGTCGTCGAGGAAACGGACGCACAGTGGGGTAACGCCACGACGAATAGCACGCCGATCCAGGCCGAGGCAACGGTGACTAATCCGACGGACATTCGGGTGCCGATCACGGAGATCGGATACACGATTCGACTGAACGACATCGTCGTCGGAGACGGCATCGCCGCAGAACAGGCCGTGATCGAACCGAATAGCACCCGGTCTATCGAGGCTACCGCAGCCATGGATACCGCTGCGCTGGACGAGTGGTGGGTCACGCATCTTCAAAACGACGAGACGTCGACGCTGTCGGTAGAGTTCACCGCAACCCTCGAGTACGCCGGCATCCAGCGCGAAGTCCCGTTAGATGTCCTCTCCTATGACCGCACGTTTGAGACAGATATATTAGACGAACACTCACGCGAGGCATTCGCAGCAGGCAGTCCAACTCCCCCGGCGAACGACGCACGCTCTTGA
- a CDS encoding ABC transporter ATP-binding protein yields the protein MSIETAHSDHETDDALEPIEVDDPIFSVRDVSVTFDMDRGESRVLDDVSLDIAREEVLGVVGESGSGKSMFASALLDAVVDPGRVEGEITYYPDSGSPVDVLELGTDELRRFRWEEVSMVFQGAQSSFNPVITIREHFEETITAHGRNVDEAMAHAYELIADLHMEPDRVLDSYPHELSGGMKQRTLIALSLVLEPNVLVMDEPTAALDLLMQRSILDLLENLKEKYDLTVVFITHDLPLVTGLSDRLAVLYAFEFVEIADADRIVDRPVHPYTRSLLKAVPNLNMPPAEMQPIDGSAPDPVDVPTGCSYHPRCPLADDRCRTEDPALRETTGGAVAACFHWEDAPDAVPLDLDRTYDPDEQTIVEGSQSERPVLSLEDVEVHFEQEKRGLRNLFSDPEVVRAVDGVDLDIYENDVVALVGESGCGKTTLGKAAIGAQRPTGGRVSYRDVDIWEARDHGDAEVEFDEIRRSLQMIHQDPGSSLNPNKTVRKSLESPLKLWKPDMDAADRNARILGMLEYVGMSPPEDYADRYPHQLSGGEQQRVALIRALLMNPDVILADEAVSALDVSLRVEMMDLMLELQEWFDTSYLFISHNLSNARYFAGGVGGRIGVMYLGEIIEIGPAEEIIQDPRHPYTKVLKWSTEDLDSDTEAGEPPVRGIDIPDPIDPPSGCRFHTRCPEAREVCRTQCPSIHDSAADDGDHATACFREYGSDHPYWDSDSIVDEPRPVSETVSGEDASSD from the coding sequence ATGAGTATCGAGACCGCTCACTCTGATCACGAGACCGACGATGCTCTCGAGCCGATCGAGGTCGACGATCCGATCTTTTCGGTTCGGGACGTCTCGGTCACGTTCGATATGGATCGCGGCGAGTCGCGAGTGCTCGACGACGTGTCACTCGATATCGCTCGCGAGGAGGTTCTCGGCGTCGTCGGCGAGTCGGGCTCCGGCAAGTCGATGTTCGCGTCGGCGCTGTTAGATGCCGTCGTCGACCCTGGCCGCGTCGAGGGTGAGATCACGTATTATCCGGACTCGGGATCGCCGGTCGACGTCCTCGAGTTGGGAACCGACGAACTCCGACGCTTCCGGTGGGAGGAAGTGTCGATGGTGTTTCAGGGCGCACAGAGTTCGTTCAATCCGGTCATCACGATCCGCGAGCACTTCGAGGAGACGATCACCGCCCACGGCCGGAACGTCGACGAGGCGATGGCTCACGCGTACGAACTCATCGCCGACCTCCACATGGAACCGGATCGCGTCCTCGATTCTTACCCCCACGAGCTTTCGGGCGGCATGAAACAGCGGACGCTCATCGCCCTCTCGTTGGTTCTGGAGCCGAACGTGCTCGTCATGGACGAGCCGACGGCCGCGCTGGATCTGTTGATGCAGCGGTCGATTCTGGATCTCCTCGAGAATCTCAAGGAGAAGTACGACTTGACCGTCGTGTTCATCACGCACGACCTCCCGCTGGTGACGGGACTGTCCGATCGACTCGCGGTGTTGTACGCGTTCGAATTCGTCGAGATTGCCGACGCCGACCGGATCGTCGACCGCCCCGTCCATCCGTACACGCGGTCGCTGCTGAAGGCGGTGCCGAACCTGAACATGCCACCGGCGGAGATGCAGCCGATCGACGGGTCGGCGCCCGACCCGGTCGACGTGCCGACCGGCTGTTCGTACCATCCGCGGTGTCCCTTGGCCGACGACAGGTGTCGGACCGAGGATCCGGCGCTTCGCGAAACCACTGGGGGCGCCGTCGCCGCCTGCTTCCACTGGGAGGATGCTCCTGATGCGGTGCCGTTAGATCTCGACCGAACATACGATCCCGACGAACAGACGATCGTCGAAGGCTCCCAATCCGAACGGCCTGTACTCTCCCTCGAGGACGTCGAGGTGCACTTCGAACAGGAAAAACGGGGCCTACGAAACCTCTTTTCGGATCCCGAGGTCGTCCGTGCGGTCGACGGCGTCGACCTCGATATCTACGAGAACGACGTCGTCGCGCTCGTCGGCGAGAGCGGCTGCGGAAAGACGACGCTCGGGAAGGCTGCGATCGGTGCCCAACGGCCGACCGGCGGTCGCGTCTCCTACCGGGACGTCGATATCTGGGAGGCTCGAGATCATGGCGATGCCGAGGTCGAGTTCGACGAGATCCGTCGCTCGCTCCAGATGATCCACCAGGACCCCGGGAGTTCACTGAACCCGAACAAGACCGTTCGGAAAAGCCTCGAGTCGCCGCTGAAACTCTGGAAGCCGGACATGGACGCCGCCGATCGGAACGCGCGGATTCTCGGCATGCTCGAGTACGTCGGCATGAGTCCGCCGGAGGACTACGCGGACCGGTATCCACACCAGCTTTCCGGTGGCGAACAGCAACGCGTCGCGTTGATTCGAGCCCTGCTGATGAATCCTGACGTCATCCTCGCGGACGAAGCCGTCTCGGCGCTGGACGTCTCGCTGCGCGTCGAGATGATGGATCTCATGCTCGAGTTGCAGGAGTGGTTCGACACCTCGTACCTCTTTATCTCGCACAATCTCTCGAACGCACGGTACTTCGCGGGCGGCGTCGGTGGCCGAATCGGTGTCATGTACCTCGGAGAGATCATCGAGATCGGGCCCGCAGAAGAGATCATTCAGGACCCGCGTCACCCGTACACGAAGGTGCTAAAATGGTCGACGGAGGATCTCGATTCCGACACCGAAGCCGGCGAGCCGCCGGTCCGCGGAATCGACATTCCCGATCCTATCGATCCGCCCTCCGGCTGTCGGTTCCACACGCGCTGTCCCGAGGCGAGGGAAGTCTGTCGCACCCAGTGTCCGTCGATCCATGACTCGGCTGCCGACGACGGCGATCACGCGACAGCGTGTTTCCGGGAGTACGGTTCCGACCACCCCTACTGGGACAGTGACTCGATCGTCGACGAGCCCCGGCCCGTTTCTGAGACGGTTTCAGGAGAGGACGCCTCGAGCGACTAG
- a CDS encoding MarR family transcriptional regulator, with product MLPNRRFSRYSLREIAEQIGTSHQTVSRVVDILAENDLIVEFSNNKNKRLVQINRERLSIPGNPILRIPQPEFHEPVKTAVDELTAKLDSILGVVLYESVARGEAARRSDIDLRCSLGVNGLQTGRKRTPSHVT from the coding sequence ATTTTACCCAACCGTCGGTTTAGTCGATACTCCCTTCGAGAGATTGCAGAGCAGATCGGAACGTCGCACCAGACTGTTAGCCGAGTCGTCGACATCTTAGCTGAGAACGACCTAATCGTCGAATTTTCAAACAACAAGAACAAGCGACTCGTCCAAATCAACCGAGAGCGACTGTCAATCCCTGGCAATCCGATACTCCGTATCCCTCAGCCGGAGTTCCACGAACCCGTGAAAACTGCCGTTGACGAACTAACCGCGAAGTTAGACAGTATACTCGGGGTCGTCCTCTATGAGAGTGTGGCTCGTGGTGAAGCTGCCCGACGGAGCGACATCGATCTCCGGTGCTCACTCGGAGTGAACGGGCTGCAAACCGGTAGGAAGCGAACGCCATCGCACGTAACTTGA
- a CDS encoding energy-coupling factor transporter transmembrane component T family protein: protein MSYQEEFRDALSIESLKQDLLRTAYDNEGTIFNRLDPRVLLAWYAAFLVIPWLFYDLRILGGLLAFVSILAVVSRVSKYLIALLAFGVVTNVLLYAFVTVLMGGSFVRSATALLPYTTKLTIVSVTSIAVFSGMSPKNISRAFMSIGVPRQFTFAISYGYRMLPVLIEEYHATVTVYRLRSRAPESPGRFKCRYYVYLIRLSIKAFYPMIFDVAKRSRVTVEALETRGFSYSLESTKSRELQLGDLRVGWFDLLFMGGSAIIVASIIFPFV from the coding sequence ATGAGCTACCAGGAAGAGTTTCGCGACGCGCTGTCGATCGAGTCGTTGAAGCAGGATCTGCTGCGCACTGCGTACGACAACGAGGGAACGATTTTCAATCGACTCGATCCTCGCGTACTACTCGCGTGGTACGCGGCGTTCCTCGTCATTCCGTGGTTGTTTTACGATCTACGGATCCTCGGTGGACTGCTCGCGTTCGTGTCCATCCTCGCGGTGGTGTCTCGGGTCAGCAAGTACCTCATTGCGCTCCTCGCGTTCGGCGTCGTCACGAACGTGCTCTTGTACGCGTTCGTAACGGTGCTGATGGGCGGGAGTTTCGTCCGGAGTGCGACGGCACTGCTCCCGTACACGACGAAACTGACGATCGTCTCGGTGACGTCGATCGCCGTATTCTCCGGGATGTCCCCGAAAAACATCAGTCGCGCGTTCATGAGCATCGGCGTTCCCCGTCAGTTTACGTTCGCGATCAGCTACGGGTACCGAATGCTACCCGTTCTCATCGAGGAGTACCACGCGACGGTAACCGTCTACCGGCTTCGAAGCCGAGCACCGGAATCGCCCGGTCGCTTCAAATGTCGCTATTACGTCTACCTGATTCGGCTCTCGATCAAGGCGTTCTATCCGATGATCTTCGACGTCGCAAAACGAAGCCGCGTGACGGTCGAAGCACTCGAAACGAGAGGGTTCTCGTATTCGTTAGAGAGCACGAAAAGCCGTGAATTGCAGTTAGGCGACTTGCGTGTCGGCTGGTTTGACCTACTCTTCATGGGCGGTTCGGCGATCATCGTCGCGAGCATCATCTTTCCATTCGTGTAG
- a CDS encoding inositol monophosphatase family protein yields the protein MGTAFDEFLTTAKEAATEASTLLRSNFQSDYTMTQKREGTLVTEIDLRAERTIRSIITETHPDHAIISEETDRDGAARFTWVVDPLDGTANYVTGFEHYCVSIALLDDGEPIVGVVVHPQREETYTAVAGNGAQRNGRRIFVSSADTLPESAVLFGISPPLIDDSRLRRVYQHLFPPDRSRGLRQLGAGACDLSFVANGTFECFLDKYTSPWDVAAGSLLVEEAGGKVTDWDGSPVNFTAEERDVGIIASNGRVHGDLRQLYRNETANPDTN from the coding sequence ATGGGAACTGCATTCGACGAATTCCTGACGACAGCGAAGGAAGCAGCGACAGAAGCAAGTACGCTACTCCGATCGAATTTTCAGTCCGACTACACCATGACGCAGAAACGAGAGGGGACGCTGGTAACGGAGATCGACCTCCGTGCCGAGCGAACGATTCGCTCGATCATCACGGAGACCCACCCGGATCACGCGATTATTAGCGAAGAGACCGACCGAGATGGAGCGGCGCGATTCACGTGGGTCGTCGATCCGCTCGATGGGACCGCAAATTACGTTACCGGCTTCGAACATTACTGCGTGTCAATCGCGTTGCTAGACGACGGAGAACCGATCGTCGGTGTCGTCGTCCATCCCCAACGCGAGGAGACGTACACGGCAGTTGCAGGTAACGGTGCGCAACGGAACGGACGACGAATATTCGTGTCGTCGGCTGATACACTTCCGGAGAGCGCCGTCTTATTCGGCATCTCGCCGCCTCTCATCGATGACAGCCGGCTCCGTCGGGTGTATCAGCACCTCTTCCCTCCTGACCGGTCGCGGGGACTTCGCCAACTCGGTGCCGGCGCGTGTGATCTTTCGTTCGTTGCGAACGGAACGTTCGAGTGCTTTCTAGACAAGTATACATCGCCCTGGGACGTTGCTGCGGGAAGTTTACTCGTCGAGGAAGCCGGTGGCAAGGTAACCGATTGGGACGGATCGCCGGTGAATTTCACGGCTGAGGAGCGGGACGTCGGCATCATCGCCTCGAACGGTCGCGTTCACGGCGACCTGCGTCAGCTCTATCGAAACGAAACAGCGAACCCCGACACGAACTGA
- the katG gene encoding catalase/peroxidase HPI: MNQSNRDWWPNRLNLEILDQNASNVAPMDEEFDYAEEFQKLDLEEVKEDIEGVMQTSEEWWPADYGHYGPLFIRMAWHSAGTYRTSDGRGGASGGTQRFAPLNSWPDNANLDKARRVLWPVKQKYGRKLSWADLIVLAGNVALESMGFETYGFAGGREDEWESDEAVDWGPETEWEDSDRFDEGGELQEPLAATVMGLIYVNPEGPGGEPDPEKSAERIRESFGRMAMNDEETAALIAGGHTFGKVHGADDPEEHMGPEPEASPIDQQGLGWQSSHGSGKGADAITSGIEGPWNATPTQWDTSYIDNLLEHEWEAETGPGGAWQWTTKSGELNGVAPGTEDPSEREDVMMLTTDVALKRDPDYREILERFQENPDEFQEAFAKAWYKLIHRDMGPPERFLGPEVPEEEMLWQDPLPDADYELIGDEEIDELTERILASDLSVSQLVKTAWASASTYRDSDKRGGANGARIRLEPQKSWEVNEPDELETVLETLEEVQEDFNGSRSDDVRVSLADLIVLGGNAAVEQAAADAGYDVAVPFEPGRTDATQEQTAVESFEALEPQADGFRNYLGDGHEQSAEELLIDRADLLDLTADEMTVLVGGLRALNANYKDSELGVFTDQPETLTNDFFVNLLDMDYEWEAADADSQQDIMEWESPSDGHEIYEVRDRETGEVEWAATRVDLVFGSNARLRAIAEVYASDDGEEKFVEDFVDAWHNVMTNDRFDLE, translated from the coding sequence ATGAACCAGTCGAACCGAGATTGGTGGCCAAACCGACTGAACCTGGAAATCCTCGATCAGAACGCGAGCAACGTCGCCCCGATGGACGAGGAGTTCGACTATGCCGAGGAGTTCCAGAAACTCGATCTGGAAGAAGTGAAGGAAGATATCGAAGGCGTGATGCAGACGTCGGAGGAGTGGTGGCCGGCCGACTACGGCCACTACGGGCCGCTCTTCATTCGGATGGCGTGGCACAGCGCCGGCACGTACCGCACCAGCGACGGTCGCGGCGGCGCCTCCGGCGGTACCCAGCGCTTCGCGCCGCTGAACAGTTGGCCCGACAACGCCAACCTCGACAAGGCCCGACGGGTCCTCTGGCCGGTCAAGCAGAAATACGGCCGCAAGCTCTCGTGGGCCGACCTGATCGTCCTGGCAGGGAACGTCGCCCTCGAGTCGATGGGTTTCGAGACGTACGGCTTCGCCGGCGGCCGCGAGGACGAGTGGGAGTCGGACGAGGCCGTCGACTGGGGTCCCGAAACCGAGTGGGAAGACTCCGACCGCTTCGACGAGGGTGGCGAACTCCAGGAGCCGCTGGCCGCCACCGTGATGGGGCTCATCTACGTGAACCCGGAGGGACCGGGCGGTGAGCCGGATCCGGAGAAGTCGGCGGAACGAATTCGAGAGTCGTTCGGCCGGATGGCGATGAACGACGAGGAAACGGCCGCGCTCATCGCCGGCGGACACACTTTCGGGAAAGTCCACGGCGCCGACGACCCCGAGGAGCACATGGGTCCCGAGCCCGAGGCGTCCCCAATCGATCAGCAGGGTCTCGGCTGGCAGAGCAGCCACGGCTCCGGGAAAGGGGCCGACGCGATCACCAGCGGTATCGAAGGGCCGTGGAACGCCACGCCGACCCAGTGGGACACGAGCTACATCGACAACTTGCTCGAGCACGAGTGGGAGGCGGAGACCGGCCCGGGCGGTGCGTGGCAGTGGACCACGAAGAGCGGCGAACTCAACGGCGTCGCACCCGGCACCGAGGACCCGTCGGAGAGGGAAGACGTGATGATGCTCACGACGGACGTCGCCCTCAAGCGAGATCCGGACTACCGAGAGATCCTCGAGCGGTTCCAGGAGAACCCCGACGAGTTCCAAGAGGCCTTCGCGAAGGCGTGGTACAAGCTCATCCACCGCGACATGGGCCCGCCGGAGCGGTTCCTCGGGCCGGAGGTTCCCGAGGAAGAGATGCTCTGGCAGGATCCGCTCCCCGACGCCGACTACGAGCTAATCGGGGACGAGGAGATCGACGAACTCACGGAACGCATCCTCGCGTCGGATCTCTCCGTCTCCCAGCTGGTCAAGACCGCCTGGGCATCGGCGTCGACCTACCGCGACAGCGACAAGCGCGGCGGCGCGAACGGGGCCCGGATCCGCCTCGAACCCCAGAAGAGCTGGGAGGTCAACGAGCCCGACGAGCTCGAGACGGTCCTCGAGACGCTCGAGGAAGTCCAGGAGGACTTCAACGGGTCGCGCTCCGACGACGTGCGCGTCTCGCTGGCCGACCTGATCGTGCTGGGCGGCAACGCGGCCGTCGAGCAGGCCGCGGCTGACGCCGGCTACGACGTGGCGGTTCCGTTCGAACCGGGCCGTACCGACGCCACCCAGGAACAGACCGCCGTCGAGTCCTTCGAGGCGCTCGAACCCCAGGCCGACGGGTTCCGTAACTACCTCGGCGACGGCCACGAGCAGTCGGCGGAGGAGCTACTGATCGATAGGGCCGACCTGCTGGACCTGACGGCCGACGAGATGACGGTGCTGGTCGGCGGCCTGCGCGCGCTGAACGCCAACTACAAGGACTCCGAACTCGGCGTCTTCACCGACCAGCCGGAGACGCTGACCAACGACTTCTTCGTGAACCTGCTCGACATGGACTACGAGTGGGAAGCGGCGGACGCGGACTCCCAGCAGGATATCATGGAGTGGGAGTCGCCCTCGGACGGCCACGAGATCTACGAGGTGCGCGACCGCGAAACTGGCGAGGTCGAGTGGGCCGCGACCCGCGTGGACCTCGTCTTCGGTTCCAACGCCCGCCTCCGAGCCATCGCGGAGGTCTACGCGTCCGACGACGGCGAGGAGAAGTTCGTCGAGGACTTCGTCGACGCGTGGCACAACGTGATGACCAACGACCGCTTCGACCTCGAGTGA
- a CDS encoding ABC transporter ATP-binding protein, producing MTETAIDVSDVTFRYPGVDEPTLEKADLRIDRGEFIAILGGNGSGKTTLCKTFNGLVPHFFEGEFDGRVRVAGRDTRDASVADLSRDVGYVFQEFENQLVTPTVYDELTFGPVNYGRDDYRERALNTLAQLDIETVDGRFIWELSGGQQHLVALGAALTMDPDILVVDEPAAQLDPVRAHETYERLQELNEDGITIVTIEHHTEFIAEYCDTVALVADGTVKWKQSTDEGLNRIEELREQRIHPPQVTRVARTVDDDGRLPTTYADAVARYRSLEHDPAQPDDHDRPRGRSGDEPIISFQHVDHGYTTLRDGDVRVLEDFSLDLYPDERVALVGANGAGKSTLLRLITGIEKPDTGRVTINGTDTDAVLPEELAADITYVDQNPEDMFIRDSVRGDIAYYLRERDVADVEERVDEVIEFLDLERLQDRDGRLLSVGEQRRASLGIGLATDPSIVLFDEPTGSLDLASRREVEQTIHRAENRVETVIIATHDLELVAEWATRVIVLNDGAIETDGALRDVFSDLDRLERCNLRAPQVVRLSHDLDISPPALTVSELADRLAGRTPELEGDNR from the coding sequence ATGACAGAGACAGCGATCGACGTGTCGGATGTCACCTTCCGATATCCGGGGGTTGACGAACCGACGCTAGAGAAGGCGGATTTGCGTATCGATCGCGGCGAGTTTATCGCTATCCTGGGCGGAAACGGGAGCGGAAAGACGACGCTGTGTAAAACGTTCAACGGACTCGTCCCCCACTTCTTCGAGGGCGAGTTCGACGGGCGAGTCCGTGTCGCCGGTCGGGATACGCGTGATGCGTCCGTTGCAGACCTCTCCCGGGATGTCGGCTACGTGTTTCAGGAGTTCGAAAATCAGCTCGTAACGCCGACCGTCTACGACGAACTGACGTTCGGACCCGTCAACTACGGACGAGATGATTACCGCGAGCGAGCACTCAACACGCTCGCACAGTTAGACATCGAAACGGTCGATGGGCGCTTTATCTGGGAGTTGAGCGGTGGCCAGCAGCATCTGGTGGCCCTCGGTGCGGCGTTGACGATGGATCCCGACATCCTCGTCGTCGACGAACCGGCTGCACAACTCGACCCCGTTCGTGCGCACGAAACGTACGAACGGTTACAGGAGCTAAACGAAGACGGAATAACGATCGTCACGATCGAGCACCATACCGAGTTCATCGCCGAGTACTGCGATACCGTTGCACTGGTTGCTGACGGCACCGTCAAATGGAAGCAGTCGACCGACGAGGGGCTCAATCGAATCGAAGAATTACGAGAACAGCGTATTCACCCGCCACAAGTAACTCGAGTCGCCAGAACGGTCGACGACGACGGGAGGCTCCCGACGACATACGCCGATGCGGTCGCTCGGTATCGGTCGCTCGAGCACGACCCAGCTCAACCCGACGACCACGACCGCCCTCGAGGCCGATCGGGAGACGAGCCGATCATCTCCTTCCAGCACGTCGATCACGGGTATACGACGCTGCGCGATGGAGACGTTCGAGTGCTGGAGGACTTCTCGTTGGACCTCTATCCGGACGAACGAGTCGCGCTCGTCGGTGCTAACGGTGCCGGCAAATCGACGTTATTGCGGCTGATTACCGGGATCGAAAAGCCCGATACTGGACGCGTAACGATCAACGGCACCGACACCGATGCTGTTCTTCCGGAAGAACTGGCAGCGGACATTACCTACGTCGATCAAAACCCCGAGGACATGTTTATCCGCGACTCGGTCCGGGGAGACATTGCCTACTACTTACGAGAACGTGACGTCGCCGACGTTGAGGAACGAGTCGACGAGGTCATCGAGTTTCTGGATCTCGAACGGCTACAGGACCGTGACGGACGACTGTTGAGCGTCGGCGAGCAGCGTCGCGCATCGCTCGGGATCGGGTTGGCGACGGACCCGTCGATCGTGTTGTTCGACGAACCGACCGGAAGCCTCGATCTAGCGAGTCGCCGCGAAGTCGAACAGACGATACACCGCGCTGAAAACCGCGTCGAGACGGTTATCATCGCCACACACGATCTCGAGCTGGTCGCCGAATGGGCGACGCGGGTGATCGTGTTGAACGACGGTGCCATCGAAACGGATGGGGCGCTGCGAGACGTGTTTTCCGACCTCGATCGGCTCGAACGATGCAACCTACGGGCACCGCAAGTCGTTCGATTGAGCCACGACCTCGATATCTCACCGCCTGCGCTGACCGTCTCTGAGTTGGCCGACCGACTCGCCGGACGGACCCCGGAACTCGAGGGGGACAACCGATGA